ATCCTTATTCGATCACTCAAATTTAATCTGCATCTACCGCCTTCTGAATGATACAACCATCTCTCTAAACTTCCATTTGACATGAATGGAAGAATTAAGGCTTTGAAATCAAGATTGGAGCATGCTGAAATTATTTTTATTACATTGCGATGTCGAACTCTCTTTAATGCATTGCATTCTCTGCTAAAACTTTGGTGAGCATGTTGATCTTGCAACTTGAGAACTTTAACAGCAATATTTGTACCATTCTTTAGAATTCCTTTATAAACTGACCCAAAACTACCAATTCCTAAAAGATTTTCGTCACTAAACCCACCAGTTGCATCTACAAGTTCTTCACAtgaaacttttggaggccatacaTTGAGAGCAGGGGTACTGGAATGTCTACATAATATATAAGAAAATGCTACCAATAGAAGAGACATGATCAAAATTGCAATGCCTACTATGACAGGAATAATCACCTTTTTGGAGACTGATGGCTGTTTGTGATTGGAATGAGAGCACGGTGGCAAGTTTATCCATCCACCACAGAGGCCAAGATTTCCCATAACTTCTGAGGCATCGAGTGTTGCGAAAGCTCCTTCCTTTGGGACCTCTCCAGTCAACTTGTTTGAAGAGAGATTGAGATGTTGAAGCATTTTCATCTTTTTGAAAGTCACCGGTATCATACCTGACAAATTATTGCGAGAAAGATCCATGTACTGCAGACTTTGCAGATCTGCTAGTGATGCAGGGATTGGCCCCTCAAATGCATTCCAAGAAAGATTTAGATATTCCAAACCCTTGCAGCTTGCTAGTGCACTAGGAATGACACCCGAGAAATTGTTTTGAGAAAGATCTATAGCTAAAACCATAACCATTTTACTCATTTCCAAAATAGAACCTTGCAAGAAATTGCTGGAAACATTGAAATAAAACTGGAGATTTTGAAGACCTGCAACTTCAGGAGGTATGTTTCCTGTTAGTTTGTTGTGGGAAAAGTCCACCGTCTCCAATGTCTTACATTTCCCTAAACTGGCAGGTATTTTGCCTGATAGTTGATTGCGATAAAGAAAAAGGTCTCTTAATTGTGGAAGCTCGCCTAGACTATCTGGAATTTGGCCTGAAAGCATATTCTCACTGAGTGACAACAATCCAAGCCTTATTGATTGTCCAAAACTTTCTGGAATTCTTCCCTGTAAATTGTTTGCATCTAGAAATAATCTTTCCAGATTTGGAAGTTTGCCAAGTGCAGATGGAATGGTCCCATTGAATCGGTTTGTACTTAGCCCTAATGTTGCCAGGTTTGTTAGGTTACCAATCTCATTTGGTATGTTTCCCCCAATTTCATTTGAGTCCAAAAGTTAAAAAGAGAGTGAATTTGAAAGGCGACCAACTGAAGTGGGCAAGACGCCAGTGAGATGATTATATTCCAAAGCAAGTTTTTTCAAGCTGGAGCAATTAGTTAACACTGTTAGAATAGGCAGACCTCTGCTTCTACTCACAAAATGATTTCCCCACAAACTTAACAGTCTCAGTTGCTTCATTTTACCAATTTCCAGGGGCAATGTGCCGCTCAGTTGGTTGATCTCCAATTCCAGCACTTCCAGCTGAGTCCAATTCCCCACCGAGCGGGGTATTTCTCCACTGAGTTGATTTTGCCACAAGAGCACTTTTTGCAACTCTGACAGCCTTCCAAACTCCCATGGAATTGGGCCGTTTAAGTTGTTATTATAGAGCTCCAAAGTTTGGAGACGGGTGCAATTTGAAAGGGCAATGGAGATCGAACCTATCAAGTTGTTGATGCCAAGATTAAGCCAGTTTAGCTGACGAAGCATACCTAGCTCAGCAGGAATACCACCTTGGAGTGTATTTTCTGACAATTCAAGGTTCTTTAGAAAGGACATGTTTCCCAAGAAAGGTGGGATATTACCTGTCAAGTTGTTTGTTCGTAATACCATGGTTTCTAAATTTGAAAGGAGACTAAATTCAGGTGGAATGCTTCCACttaaattgttagaagacaactgAAGCCATCTCAAGCGAAATAGCCTTCCAAGCTGATATGGAATATGGCCGTGAAAGCTATTATTTTTGAGAGCAAGTACTCTGAGGAAGGAAAGATTTCCGAGAAAGGGAGAGATGGGGCCAAGTAATCCCATACCAGTGAGATTCAAGGAAACCACACGCTGTCGACGAGAAGAGCAGATAATGCCAGTCCAATTACAGAAGGTGTGATTGGGATTCCAATGGAGTAAGGAATTATATGGATCGAGAGAGATAGCAGCTTTGAAAGCCATGAGAGCTTCTTCATCAGAATGATTGGAAGACTCTGCCATGTGAGGAggcagcagagagagagagagaaagagtagCAGaggaagcatcatcatcatcttcattgtTAGAGTAGCAGAGGAAGTATGATGGTTGGGTTCACTGTGAAATTTGTGATAAGTAGTTCTCATATAAATAAAATACGCGGAGCGCGTGGGTACCGGTTGTAATTTTCTATCGCTTTAGGATTTTGACATTATGAGAAGTTCTA
This genomic stretch from Cryptomeria japonica chromosome 8, Sugi_1.0, whole genome shotgun sequence harbors:
- the LOC131047442 gene encoding LRR receptor-like serine/threonine-protein kinase EFR gives rise to the protein MAESSNHSDEEALMAFKAAISLDPYNSLLHWNPNHTFCNWTGIICSSRRQRVVSLNLTGMGLLGPISPFLGNLSFLRVLALKNNSFHGHIPYQLGRLFRLRWLQLSSNNLSGSIPPEFSLLSNLETMVLRTNNLTGNIPPFLGNMSFLKNLELSENTLQGGIPAELGMLRQLNWLNLGINNLIGSISIALSNCTRLQTLELYNNNLNGPIPWEFGRLSELQKVLLWQNQLSGEIPRSVGNWTQLEVLELEINQLSGTLPLEIGKMKQLRLLSLWGNHFVSRSRGLPILTVLTNCSSLKKLALEYNHLTGVLPTSVGRLSNSLSF
- the LOC131047445 gene encoding putative leucine-rich repeat receptor-like serine/threonine-protein kinase At2g24130, which gives rise to MLSGQIPDSLGELPQLRDLFLYRNQLSGKIPASLGKCKTLETVDFSHNKLTGNIPPEVAGLQNLQFYFNVSSNFLQGSILEMSKMVMVLAIDLSQNNFSGVIPSALASCKGLEYLNLSWNAFEGPIPASLADLQSLQYMDLSRNNLSGMIPVTFKKMKMLQHLNLSSNKLTGEVPKEGAFATLDASEVMGNLGLCGGWINLPPCSHSNHKQPSVSKKVIIPVIVGIAILIMSLLLVAFSYILCRHSSTPALNVWPPKVSCEELVDATGGFSDENLLGIGSFGSVYKGILKNGTNIAVKVLKLQDQHAHQSFSRECNALKRVRHRNVIKIISACSNLDFKALILPFMSNGSLERWLYHSEGGRCRLNLSDRIRIAMEIAEGMTYLHHYCFVQVIHCDLKPNNVLLGDDMTSYIADFGLSNIIFGNSVDSLTSTNALTGSVGYIAPEYGIGGKLTTKGDVYSYGILILELLTRRRPTDDMFTEGINLQKWIEMHFPNRISDVVDNCLLIDAHESGTSMVIECLTQFMQIGLFCTRESPQERPDMTEIVERLNTIRSAFLGTPKTPQLPIDISPFLDNTRGINMAGSRNNEGSSTSTS